Proteins from a single region of Chromobacterium sp. ATCC 53434:
- a CDS encoding non-ribosomal peptide synthetase, with the protein MSAEAIRLLAELNSLGISVWAEQGQLRFRAPKGRLTEPLKAELAARRETLLALLDKDAAAESAIVRRDMPAGQPVPLSPQQHAIWMAEQNGGGHAFLIPGALSLNGPLDAGALRAALQALVNRHEALRCAIRLVNDVPMQLALPAVSFELPLTDLSAQDEAEREASVAAQLAAEAEQAFDLSAPPLLRARLLRLAPERHVLILTPHHIMSDGWSIDIMVRELSRLYRPGADAAPEALGPAPLGYPDFALWQDTRRSQGGDRADLDYWRRALANLPAPLELPSDRAPAPDIDFAGAELHAELDAATAGGLRRLARQAGTTLFSALTAAFAALLHRYTGETDLTLGTAIAGRGRAELQDVIGLFAGRLPLRLDLDGNPSFAQLLRRVADTAAEAFSHAEVPAERILAEAVAPDARPALFQVMIALQNAVQNRLDFAGLEVQPLPIAGHTAKFELFLAVDEADDRLALALEYSTARFDEPAMRRLLDHLLRLTAAAVASPERPLSELTMLDADERRALLAPRHSPKTWDGAGDLWRRFLQAADAHPERPALILPAQWQHAGPDAELSYGELRDRAHALACRLLRSGLRSGEIVALAGDRSGGFIVGMLAILAAGGGYMPLAPDLPPSRVAEMLEDSGAARLVFSDDAGAALAGHFAEAFDARAAAPGDDAAELPAIDAASPAYVMFTSGSTGRPKGVVVTHGNALHFVANMPTSPGSGREVFMQFAPSGFDASVIEIWSALLTGARLVIAPPGLPSLDALADLMESRRVNVGWLTAGLFHQMCEAHPAMLSRLDHLLSGGDRLSVSAARAVLAQGGPVRVYNAYGPTETTVFATLHRILPADVGPDARSVPLGSAHGDARLYILDSRGEPVPAGAVGELYIGGAGVSAGYIKRPDLSAERFLPDPFNDAPDARMYRSGDLTRLRADGLLEFVGRADRQVKIRGFRIEPAEIETHLQEHPAVSQAAVEPQKQGGIQRLVAYVVATAPLSLDDVRDFLAARLPEHMIPGALVTLDALPLTRNGKLDRRALPAPAAESSGGRDQQPASAEERLLAAIWRDVLQAERVGLDDNFYELGGDSIMAMQVAMRLTRQDWELRPQDMLRHPTLRAQSRLLRRKAKALARREFSQPLPLTPIQDWFFQLPLAKRDHWNQALRLALEPAAAERLEAALTALEQTHDALRLRFSQDGGVWRQLPAAEAGPRLRRERVADEEQAGRLIADAQRSLDIEHGPVWTALLLEGLGDWPQLVLIAHHLVVDGVSWRILLEDLALALQGRELTPPALGLCDWAAHLAEQPAAEPAAVEAAPALPPLDHPQGGNLESQTAVSSLLLPPDVAALLLGPANTPYRTEPTELLLAAIMLGLRDAFGREALTVALERHGREADGIDLSGTVGWFTAIAAVRLDLSAAQTPGQALLAIKQSVRTAPRRMRNGDGRSPAVAFNYLGRFDNTLPPGGPFRALDADSGVCTDPAGTRPYAVEIVASVDADGLRVDFRHSAEQLESATAAAWMDATRANLLAMAALAGADAAGGRAPCDFPLSGIDSQRELDDLLAEHALAAQALDDLLPVSAQQRGMLLESLAHPGRGMHVEQFVATFAGPLEPAALEAAWSGLISRHETLRSGFIWRHDGEPLCVVHRQAAADWRHLDWRADDDAGDEGRIGDWLAVDAAAGFAGSAAPLRFATMRLDDERWLFVWTYHHALLDGWSVARLLAEVLEPASGKAAPASARDHARWLAGRDREAAAAFWRRYLADAATPSLPGRRDPELTPGQGYADLRQTLDAARAEKLETLARRHRITPAMLAQGAWALTLAWASGQDDVVFASTVSGRPTEIEGSEAWVGLFINSLPLRLAVPAAGDAWRWLEQLGENGAERSQYEWCAGGDIHAWSGLPLGRSLSDTLIIFENYPNTPQQPVSGDAARLVSVAGRGARTHFPVTLLIMPGDGWRCEFVCDQQYIPAEEAARLLDAFIRLLDVLADEDAALDGVRAALPQQPPRLCRQPERVVQPPRTALELEIARLWEDLFALSPIGVDDNFFLLGGHSLLALDLMARLRARFGRRVPFTAFLSEPTVAGLARLLAGDELQGGVSLLPLAAQGRPLFLMPGASGNPLAYLELAQALEGRYALVGAQPDMADRGEELTIEAVATDLAQAIARHQPQGPVLLAGHSFGSAVAFETARLLARQGRTVGALVLIDTPVPDGGAEFAGFDEIDWIVSIADAAGSYFGQPIDLAPEALSPLPSDARRELMLERFKAAGALPAGASRQVIDDLLATYQNSIAAFSAYRPTYWDGALSVIRSAQDHGIDDPTLGWGGLCREIGMTAAAPGDHISMVAAAHAAELAKRIILCVDSALTAGQARDKEAAATA; encoded by the coding sequence ATGAGCGCCGAAGCCATACGCCTGCTGGCCGAACTGAACAGCCTGGGCATCAGCGTCTGGGCGGAACAAGGCCAATTGCGCTTTCGCGCCCCGAAGGGACGGCTGACCGAGCCGCTGAAGGCCGAACTGGCGGCGCGCCGCGAAACCTTGCTGGCGCTGCTGGACAAGGACGCGGCGGCGGAATCCGCCATCGTCCGGCGCGACATGCCCGCCGGCCAGCCGGTGCCGCTGTCGCCGCAACAGCACGCGATCTGGATGGCCGAGCAGAACGGCGGCGGACACGCCTTCCTGATCCCCGGCGCCCTCAGCCTGAACGGTCCGCTGGACGCCGGCGCGCTGCGCGCCGCGCTGCAGGCGCTGGTGAACCGCCACGAGGCGCTGCGTTGCGCCATCCGGCTGGTAAACGACGTCCCGATGCAGCTGGCGCTGCCGGCGGTGAGCTTCGAGCTGCCGCTGACCGATCTGTCGGCGCAGGACGAGGCCGAGCGCGAAGCCAGCGTCGCCGCGCAGCTGGCCGCCGAAGCCGAGCAGGCCTTCGATCTGTCCGCCCCGCCGCTGCTGCGCGCCAGGCTGCTGCGCCTGGCGCCCGAGCGCCATGTGCTGATCCTGACGCCGCACCACATCATGTCCGACGGCTGGAGCATAGACATCATGGTGCGCGAGTTGAGCCGGCTGTATCGTCCGGGCGCGGACGCCGCGCCCGAGGCGCTGGGCCCCGCCCCGCTCGGCTATCCCGACTTCGCTCTGTGGCAGGACACGCGCCGCAGCCAGGGCGGCGACCGCGCCGATCTGGACTACTGGCGCCGCGCGCTGGCTAATCTGCCGGCGCCGCTCGAGCTGCCCAGCGACCGCGCGCCGGCGCCGGACATCGATTTCGCCGGCGCCGAACTGCACGCCGAGCTGGACGCCGCCACCGCCGGCGGCCTGCGCCGGCTGGCCAGGCAGGCCGGCACCACGCTGTTCAGCGCGCTGACCGCCGCCTTCGCCGCGCTGCTGCACCGCTACACCGGCGAGACCGATCTGACGCTGGGCACCGCCATCGCCGGCCGCGGCCGCGCCGAGCTGCAGGACGTGATCGGCCTGTTCGCCGGCCGCCTGCCGCTGCGGCTGGACCTGGACGGCAATCCCTCGTTCGCGCAGCTGTTGCGCCGCGTGGCCGACACCGCGGCCGAGGCCTTCTCCCACGCCGAGGTGCCGGCCGAGCGCATCCTGGCCGAGGCCGTGGCGCCCGACGCCCGTCCGGCGCTGTTCCAGGTGATGATCGCGCTGCAGAACGCCGTGCAAAACCGGCTGGACTTCGCCGGCCTGGAAGTCCAGCCGCTGCCTATCGCCGGCCATACCGCCAAGTTCGAGCTGTTCCTGGCGGTGGACGAGGCGGACGACCGCCTGGCGCTGGCGCTGGAATACAGCACCGCCCGCTTCGACGAGCCGGCCATGCGGCGGCTGCTCGACCATCTGCTGCGCCTGACCGCCGCCGCGGTGGCGTCGCCTGAGCGGCCGCTGTCCGAACTGACGATGCTGGACGCCGACGAGCGCCGGGCGCTGCTGGCCCCCCGGCACAGTCCGAAAACCTGGGACGGCGCCGGCGATCTCTGGCGGCGCTTCCTGCAGGCGGCCGACGCCCATCCCGAGCGCCCCGCGCTGATCTTGCCCGCGCAATGGCAGCATGCCGGACCCGACGCCGAGCTGAGCTACGGCGAGCTGCGCGACCGGGCCCATGCGCTGGCCTGCCGCCTGCTCCGCTCCGGCCTCCGCTCCGGCGAGATCGTCGCGCTGGCCGGGGACCGTTCCGGCGGCTTCATCGTCGGCATGCTGGCCATCCTGGCCGCCGGCGGCGGCTATATGCCGCTGGCGCCCGACCTGCCGCCGTCCCGCGTGGCGGAAATGCTGGAAGACTCCGGCGCCGCCCGCCTGGTGTTCAGCGACGACGCCGGCGCGGCGCTGGCCGGCCATTTCGCCGAAGCCTTCGACGCCCGCGCCGCCGCGCCCGGCGACGACGCGGCCGAGCTGCCGGCTATCGACGCCGCCTCGCCCGCCTACGTGATGTTCACCTCCGGCTCCACCGGCCGGCCGAAGGGCGTGGTGGTCACCCACGGCAACGCGCTGCACTTCGTCGCCAATATGCCGACCTCCCCAGGCAGCGGCCGCGAGGTCTTCATGCAGTTCGCGCCGTCCGGTTTCGACGCCTCGGTGATCGAGATCTGGAGCGCGCTGCTGACCGGCGCCCGGCTGGTGATCGCCCCGCCCGGCCTGCCCAGCCTGGACGCGCTGGCCGATCTGATGGAAAGCCGGCGCGTCAACGTCGGCTGGCTGACCGCCGGCCTGTTCCACCAGATGTGCGAAGCGCACCCGGCGATGCTGTCGCGGCTGGACCATCTGCTCAGCGGCGGCGACCGGCTGTCGGTGTCCGCGGCGCGCGCGGTGCTGGCGCAAGGCGGCCCGGTGCGGGTGTACAACGCCTACGGCCCGACCGAAACCACGGTCTTCGCCACCCTGCACCGCATCCTGCCGGCCGATGTCGGTCCCGACGCCCGCTCAGTGCCGCTGGGCAGCGCCCACGGCGATGCCCGGCTCTACATCCTGGACAGCCGGGGCGAGCCGGTGCCGGCCGGCGCCGTCGGCGAGCTGTACATCGGCGGAGCCGGCGTCTCCGCCGGCTACATCAAGCGCCCGGACCTGAGCGCCGAGCGCTTCCTGCCCGATCCGTTCAACGACGCGCCCGACGCCCGCATGTACCGCAGCGGCGACCTGACCCGCCTGCGCGCCGACGGCCTGCTGGAATTCGTCGGCCGAGCCGACCGCCAGGTGAAGATCCGCGGCTTCCGCATCGAGCCGGCCGAAATCGAAACGCATCTGCAGGAGCATCCGGCCGTCTCGCAGGCCGCGGTGGAGCCGCAGAAACAAGGCGGCATCCAGCGCCTGGTGGCCTATGTGGTGGCGACCGCGCCGCTGAGCCTGGACGACGTCCGCGACTTCCTGGCCGCGCGCCTGCCGGAGCACATGATCCCCGGCGCGCTGGTGACGCTGGACGCGCTGCCGCTGACCCGCAACGGCAAGCTGGACCGCCGCGCGCTGCCCGCGCCCGCCGCCGAAAGCTCGGGCGGCCGGGACCAGCAGCCAGCCAGCGCCGAGGAGCGCCTGCTGGCCGCGATCTGGCGCGACGTGCTGCAAGCGGAACGGGTCGGCCTCGACGACAACTTCTACGAACTGGGCGGCGACTCCATCATGGCGATGCAGGTGGCGATGCGGCTGACCCGCCAGGACTGGGAGCTGCGGCCGCAGGACATGCTGCGCCACCCGACCTTGCGCGCGCAAAGCCGCCTGCTTCGCCGCAAGGCCAAGGCCCTGGCCCGGCGCGAATTCTCGCAGCCGCTGCCGCTGACGCCGATCCAGGACTGGTTCTTCCAACTGCCGCTGGCCAAGCGCGACCACTGGAACCAGGCGCTGCGGCTGGCGCTGGAGCCCGCCGCGGCCGAACGGCTGGAGGCGGCGCTGACCGCGCTGGAACAGACTCACGACGCGCTGCGCCTGCGCTTCAGCCAGGACGGCGGCGTCTGGCGCCAGTTGCCCGCCGCCGAGGCCGGCCCGCGGCTGCGCCGCGAGCGGGTGGCCGACGAGGAACAGGCCGGCCGGCTGATCGCCGACGCCCAGCGCAGCCTGGACATCGAGCACGGCCCGGTGTGGACCGCGCTGCTGCTGGAAGGGCTGGGCGACTGGCCGCAACTGGTGCTGATCGCCCATCACCTGGTGGTGGACGGCGTCTCCTGGCGCATTCTGCTGGAAGACCTGGCGCTGGCGCTGCAAGGCCGCGAGCTGACGCCGCCGGCGCTGGGCCTGTGCGACTGGGCCGCCCATCTGGCGGAACAGCCGGCGGCCGAGCCGGCCGCCGTCGAAGCCGCGCCGGCCCTGCCGCCGCTGGACCATCCGCAAGGCGGCAATCTGGAATCGCAAACCGCCGTTTCCAGCCTGCTGCTGCCGCCCGACGTCGCCGCCCTGCTGCTGGGACCGGCCAATACGCCGTACCGCACCGAGCCGACCGAGCTGCTGCTGGCCGCCATCATGCTGGGACTGCGCGACGCCTTCGGCCGCGAAGCGCTGACGGTGGCGCTGGAGCGGCACGGCCGCGAAGCGGACGGCATCGACCTGTCCGGCACCGTCGGCTGGTTCACCGCCATCGCCGCGGTGCGGCTGGACCTCTCGGCGGCGCAGACGCCGGGCCAGGCCCTGCTGGCGATCAAGCAGAGCGTGCGCACCGCGCCGCGCCGGATGCGCAACGGCGACGGCCGCTCGCCGGCGGTGGCGTTCAACTATCTGGGACGCTTCGACAACACCCTGCCGCCGGGCGGCCCGTTCCGCGCGCTGGACGCCGACAGCGGCGTCTGCACCGACCCCGCCGGCACGCGCCCCTACGCGGTGGAAATCGTCGCCAGCGTGGACGCCGACGGCCTGCGCGTGGACTTCCGCCACAGCGCGGAACAGCTTGAGTCCGCCACCGCCGCCGCCTGGATGGACGCCACCCGCGCCAATCTGCTGGCGATGGCCGCGCTGGCCGGCGCCGACGCCGCCGGCGGCCGCGCGCCCTGCGACTTCCCGCTGTCCGGCATAGACAGCCAGCGCGAGCTGGACGATTTGCTGGCGGAACACGCGCTGGCGGCGCAGGCGCTGGACGATCTGCTGCCGGTCAGCGCCCAGCAGCGCGGCATGCTGCTGGAAAGCCTGGCCCACCCGGGCCGCGGCATGCACGTGGAACAATTCGTCGCCACCTTCGCCGGTCCGCTGGAGCCGGCGGCGCTGGAGGCGGCCTGGAGCGGCCTGATCTCCCGCCACGAAACGCTGCGCAGCGGCTTCATCTGGCGCCACGACGGCGAGCCGCTGTGCGTGGTGCACCGCCAGGCCGCCGCCGACTGGCGGCATCTGGACTGGCGCGCCGACGACGACGCCGGCGATGAAGGCCGGATCGGCGACTGGCTGGCGGTCGACGCCGCCGCCGGTTTCGCCGGCAGCGCCGCGCCGCTGCGTTTCGCCACCATGCGTCTGGATGACGAACGCTGGCTGTTCGTCTGGACCTATCACCATGCGCTGCTGGACGGCTGGAGCGTGGCGCGCCTGCTGGCCGAGGTGCTGGAACCGGCGAGCGGCAAGGCCGCCCCAGCCAGCGCGCGCGACCACGCCCGCTGGCTGGCCGGCCGCGACCGCGAAGCCGCGGCGGCCTTCTGGCGCCGCTACCTGGCCGACGCCGCCACACCCAGCCTGCCGGGCCGCCGCGACCCGGAACTGACGCCCGGCCAAGGCTATGCCGACCTGCGCCAGACCCTGGACGCGGCCCGCGCCGAAAAGCTGGAAACCCTGGCGCGCCGCCATCGCATCACGCCGGCCATGCTGGCCCAGGGCGCCTGGGCGCTGACGCTGGCCTGGGCCTCCGGCCAGGACGATGTGGTGTTCGCCTCCACCGTGTCCGGCCGCCCCACCGAAATAGAGGGCAGCGAGGCCTGGGTGGGCCTGTTCATCAACAGCCTGCCGCTGCGGCTGGCGGTGCCGGCGGCCGGCGACGCCTGGCGCTGGCTGGAGCAACTGGGCGAAAACGGCGCCGAGCGCTCGCAATACGAATGGTGCGCCGGCGGCGACATCCACGCCTGGTCCGGCCTGCCGCTGGGCCGCAGCCTGAGCGACACCCTGATCATTTTCGAGAACTACCCCAACACCCCGCAGCAGCCGGTTTCCGGTGACGCCGCGCGCCTGGTGTCGGTGGCGGGCCGCGGCGCCCGCACCCACTTCCCGGTCACCCTGCTGATCATGCCGGGCGACGGCTGGCGCTGCGAATTCGTCTGCGACCAGCAATACATCCCGGCCGAGGAGGCGGCGCGCCTGCTGGACGCCTTCATCCGCCTGCTGGACGTCCTGGCCGACGAGGACGCCGCGCTGGACGGCGTCCGCGCCGCCCTGCCGCAGCAGCCGCCGCGGCTGTGCCGCCAGCCGGAACGCGTGGTCCAGCCGCCGCGCACCGCGCTGGAGCTGGAGATCGCCAGGCTGTGGGAAGACCTGTTCGCGCTCAGCCCGATAGGCGTGGACGACAACTTCTTCCTGCTGGGCGGCCACTCGCTGCTGGCGCTGGACCTGATGGCGCGGCTGCGCGCCCGCTTCGGCCGCCGCGTGCCGTTCACCGCCTTCCTGTCCGAGCCGACCGTGGCCGGCCTGGCCCGGCTGCTGGCCGGCGACGAGCTGCAGGGCGGCGTCAGCCTGCTGCCGCTGGCCGCCCAGGGCCGGCCGCTGTTCCTGATGCCGGGCGCCAGCGGCAATCCGCTGGCCTATCTGGAACTGGCGCAGGCGCTGGAGGGACGCTACGCGCTGGTGGGCGCCCAGCCGGACATGGCGGACCGCGGCGAGGAGCTGACGATAGAAGCCGTGGCCACCGACCTGGCGCAGGCGATCGCGCGCCACCAGCCGCAAGGCCCGGTGCTGCTGGCCGGCCACTCCTTCGGCTCCGCCGTCGCCTTCGAAACCGCGCGCCTGCTGGCCCGCCAGGGACGGACCGTCGGCGCGCTGGTGCTGATCGACACCCCGGTGCCGGACGGCGGCGCCGAGTTCGCCGGCTTCGACGAAATCGACTGGATCGTCTCCATCGCCGACGCCGCCGGCAGCTATTTCGGCCAGCCGATAGACCTGGCGCCGGAAGCGCTGTCGCCGCTGCCGTCCGATGCCCGCCGCGAGCTGATGCTGGAGCGTTTCAAGGCGGCCGGCGCCTTGCCGGCCGGCGCGTCGCGGCAGGTGATAGACGACTTGCTGGCGACTTACCAGAACAGCATCGCGGCGTTTTCCGCCTACCGTCCGACCTATTGGGACGGCGCGCTCAGCGTGATCCGCAGCGCGCAGGACCATGGCATCGACGACCCGACGCTGGGCTGGGGCGGGCTATGCCGCGAGATCGGGATGACGGCGGCGGCGCCGGGCGATCACATCTCGATGGTGGCCGCCGCCCATGCGGCGGAACTGGCCAAGCGGATCATCCTGTGTGTAGACAGCGCGCTGACGGCGGGACAGGCGCGAGACAAGGAGGCGGCGGCGACAGCGTGA